One stretch of Segatella copri DNA includes these proteins:
- a CDS encoding carboxypeptidase-like regulatory domain-containing protein — MRKSKSNAMLRGLAASALVLMVSATAWGQKVKITGTVIDNTNEPVIGASVLENGTKNGVATDLDGHFTIEVQPGARLKISYTLIPQHYSLTLFISA; from the coding sequence ATGAGAAAATCAAAAAGTAATGCGATGTTGCGAGGATTAGCAGCCTCAGCACTCGTCCTAATGGTCTCGGCGACAGCTTGGGGACAGAAGGTGAAGATTACGGGTACTGTAATCGACAATACCAATGAACCCGTTATCGGAGCTTCGGTTCTGGAGAATGGTACCAAAAATGGTGTTGCTACAGACCTGGATGGTCACTTCACCATCGAAGTACAGCCAGGTGCCAGACTCAAAATTTCTTATACCTTAATTCCGCAACACTATAGTTTAACATTATTTATAAGTGCCTGA
- a CDS encoding DUF5121 domain-containing protein — protein MKHIRYYIMALLTLPLMASCGDDDYSAPTPAGNPVMSCTAPATAVWMGDEVEVKVNCKDEGGVALSTLKANLLFSGQSVDETTIRTKEAGEYTVKLKVPYAQNVPDGKVDIQLTLQNVSTKSNTETLSFDIKRPHFNNLQFVSADGVKYDMTEKSDFVYQAVLPSSKKTFKGYFATKDGKFVFGSSTGKDISLGETGNFNFTSENMSDVVVTFDAKNYTAGPTDVLPVTILDFADSDAGKTWVGDIKQGATCNLTINGNNLPDDWYYDSDWFQKEEDGSYTFKAITGRYTILADFTHKSFRIWTMNGSEPMSLNGDGTGALWIIGNEGVNKPTWDAVNHGWWTGVDSDVCLTPIKDKVYQVTLTVGKQLRATDVNFKFFGQADWGIEFKGKDHSHLISTESEVFGIGDGNGHDNGNVYLKDGVELKDGETYVLTVDLTAGVDKAVLKVEKK, from the coding sequence ATGAAACATATCAGATATTATATCATGGCGTTGCTCACCCTGCCACTGATGGCATCTTGCGGCGATGATGATTACAGTGCGCCTACTCCTGCCGGTAATCCTGTGATGAGCTGTACAGCTCCTGCTACAGCTGTATGGATGGGCGATGAAGTGGAGGTGAAAGTAAACTGCAAGGATGAGGGAGGCGTGGCTCTCTCTACCTTGAAAGCAAACCTCCTGTTTAGTGGGCAGAGTGTAGATGAAACTACCATCCGTACCAAGGAGGCTGGTGAATATACAGTCAAACTGAAAGTGCCTTATGCACAGAATGTTCCTGATGGAAAGGTGGATATTCAACTTACTCTGCAGAATGTATCAACTAAATCGAATACAGAGACCTTGTCGTTTGACATCAAGCGCCCTCACTTCAACAATCTGCAGTTTGTGAGTGCTGATGGTGTTAAATATGACATGACAGAGAAAAGCGACTTTGTTTATCAGGCTGTTCTTCCTAGCAGCAAGAAGACCTTCAAGGGATATTTTGCAACGAAGGATGGAAAGTTTGTCTTCGGTTCCAGCACAGGTAAGGATATCAGTTTGGGAGAAACAGGCAACTTCAACTTCACTTCTGAGAATATGAGCGATGTAGTTGTCACTTTCGATGCCAAGAACTATACGGCTGGTCCTACCGATGTATTGCCGGTTACCATCCTTGATTTTGCCGATTCTGATGCAGGCAAGACTTGGGTGGGTGATATCAAGCAAGGTGCTACCTGTAACCTTACTATCAACGGCAATAATCTGCCAGATGACTGGTATTATGACAGCGACTGGTTCCAGAAAGAAGAGGATGGAAGCTATACTTTCAAGGCTATTACCGGCAGATATACTATTTTGGCAGACTTCACCCATAAGTCATTCCGCATCTGGACTATGAATGGAAGTGAGCCTATGTCACTGAATGGCGATGGTACTGGTGCACTCTGGATTATCGGTAATGAAGGTGTCAACAAGCCAACTTGGGACGCTGTAAATCATGGCTGGTGGACAGGTGTAGATTCTGATGTCTGTCTCACTCCAATCAAGGATAAGGTATATCAGGTTACACTCACCGTTGGTAAGCAGCTCAGAGCTACTGATGTAAACTTCAAGTTCTTCGGTCAGGCAGACTGGGGTATTGAGTTCAAGGGTAAGGATCACAGCCATCTCATCTCAACTGAGAGCGAGGTATTCGGCATCGGTGACGGTAACGGCCACGACAACGGCAATGTTTATCTGAAAGATGGAGTAGAACTGAAGGATGGCGAGACATACGTTCTTACAGTTGACTTGACTGCCGGTGTAGACAAGGCTGTTCTCAAAGTAGAAAAGAAATAA
- a CDS encoding glycoside hydrolase family 30 protein, with product MKYYSSKLMMLVCATAFSVTACSSSNSFSDPVDFDTPSEAPNPVPAQGTAKTFITTADGVYSLAQGEVKLYNGVSMAPTTIELDLNKKYQTIDGFGYAITYSSCYNLMQMNPEARQALLKRIYSTTEGYGVSYARISLGCNDFSSTEYTYCDKKGSEADPISNFALYSDENDYVIPVLKEILAINPNLKIIAAPWTCPKWMKVTDINTKNPKDSWTDGHLNPDYREVYAKYFVKFINVMKEKGINIYAVSPQNEPLNKANCASLYMPWQEEAPFVKELAAQFKKNNLQTKIYVFDHNYNYDNIADQEDYPVKLYNAIGDNFEGSELVVGAAYHDYGGNNSELTDIHNQRPDKELIFSETSIGTWNNGRDLSKRLMADMKNVALATVNQNCKAVLVWNLMLDNKMGPNLDGGCQTCYGAIDINQNGYNQLSYNSHYYIINHMSSVVAPGAVRIGNTSRTVNDSKITHAEFVNPDGSYAAVIINEGDEAKSINLSDGTHNFTCNVPANGVISCKWNK from the coding sequence ATGAAATACTATAGCAGTAAACTGATGATGCTGGTCTGCGCAACAGCTTTCTCTGTGACAGCTTGCAGCAGCAGTAACTCATTCTCAGATCCTGTAGACTTTGATACTCCTAGTGAGGCACCAAATCCGGTACCGGCACAAGGAACAGCCAAAACTTTCATTACCACAGCCGATGGAGTCTATTCATTGGCACAGGGTGAGGTGAAGTTGTATAATGGAGTATCTATGGCACCAACCACCATCGAACTCGATTTAAATAAGAAGTATCAGACGATTGATGGATTCGGTTATGCCATCACTTATTCATCCTGCTATAATCTGATGCAGATGAACCCAGAAGCACGTCAGGCTCTCTTGAAGCGTATTTACTCTACTACGGAGGGTTATGGCGTAAGTTATGCCCGTATCTCTTTGGGATGCAACGACTTTTCAAGTACTGAGTATACCTATTGCGACAAGAAGGGCAGCGAGGCTGATCCTATCAGCAACTTCGCGCTCTATAGCGATGAGAACGATTATGTGATTCCGGTGTTGAAGGAGATTCTTGCCATCAACCCAAATCTGAAGATTATCGCAGCTCCTTGGACTTGTCCAAAATGGATGAAGGTGACAGATATAAACACCAAGAATCCTAAGGATTCATGGACAGATGGTCATCTCAATCCTGATTATCGCGAGGTTTATGCCAAGTACTTTGTGAAGTTTATTAATGTGATGAAGGAGAAAGGCATCAATATCTATGCTGTTAGTCCTCAGAATGAGCCATTGAACAAAGCAAACTGTGCTTCACTCTATATGCCTTGGCAGGAAGAGGCTCCTTTCGTAAAGGAGTTGGCAGCACAGTTTAAGAAGAATAATCTGCAGACCAAGATTTATGTCTTCGATCACAACTACAACTATGACAATATTGCCGATCAGGAAGATTATCCTGTGAAACTCTACAATGCTATCGGTGATAACTTTGAGGGCTCAGAGCTGGTTGTAGGTGCTGCTTATCATGATTATGGCGGCAACAACAGCGAGTTGACTGATATCCACAACCAGCGTCCTGACAAGGAACTGATATTCTCGGAAACCAGTATCGGAACCTGGAATAACGGACGTGACTTGAGTAAACGACTGATGGCGGATATGAAGAATGTGGCGCTCGCTACGGTAAACCAGAATTGCAAGGCTGTGCTTGTATGGAATCTGATGCTTGACAATAAGATGGGACCTAACCTGGATGGTGGATGCCAGACCTGCTATGGTGCTATTGATATCAATCAGAATGGCTACAACCAGTTGAGCTACAATTCTCATTATTACATCATCAACCACATGTCTAGTGTCGTTGCTCCTGGTGCGGTTCGCATTGGTAATACGTCCCGCACCGTTAATGACAGCAAGATTACACATGCTGAGTTTGTTAATCCTGATGGTAGTTATGCTGCTGTCATTATCAACGAGGGAGATGAGGCTAAGTCAATCAACCTCAGTGATGGAACTCATAATTTTACCTGCAATGTTCCTGCTAATGGTGTGATTTCTTGCAAGTGGAATAAGTAA
- a CDS encoding IS1380-like element IS942 family transposase: MAKIQIKSEKLTPFGGIFSIMEQFDALLAQTIDSTLGLRCTMFGYQYSEILRSLMCVYLCGGSCIEDVTTHLMKHLSLHPTLRTCSADTILRAIEELTCKNITYKSASGNSYDFNTADKMNCLLIKALLATGQLKSGQEYDFDFDHQFIETEKHDAKPTYKKFLGYSPGVAVINDMIVGIENRDGNTNVRFNQRETLERIFKRLEASEVYISRARMDCGSCSEEIVDMVEAHCRHFYIRANRCSSFYDSMFALTGWKTVEINGIEFELNSILVEKWKGKPYRLVIQRQRRIDGDLDIWEGEYTYRCILTNDYKSSARDIVEFYNLRGGKERIFDDMNNGFGWNRLPKSFMAQNTVFLLMTALIRNFYKAIMQRLKTHEFGLRATSRIKTFVFKFISVPAKWIKTSRRHVLNIYSDNNAYANLFKTDFG; this comes from the coding sequence ATGGCAAAGATACAAATAAAATCTGAGAAACTCACTCCTTTTGGAGGAATTTTTTCTATTATGGAGCAATTTGATGCTCTTTTAGCTCAAACCATAGATTCCACCTTGGGATTGAGATGCACTATGTTTGGTTATCAATATAGCGAAATTCTACGCTCTCTGATGTGCGTATATCTTTGTGGCGGCTCATGTATTGAGGATGTTACAACTCACTTGATGAAACATTTGTCTCTTCATCCAACTCTTCGCACTTGCAGCGCAGACACCATATTGCGTGCTATCGAAGAACTGACTTGTAAGAACATCACCTATAAATCTGCTTCTGGCAACTCCTATGATTTCAATACTGCAGACAAGATGAACTGCTTATTGATCAAAGCCCTGCTTGCTACTGGTCAATTGAAATCCGGTCAAGAGTATGATTTTGACTTTGACCATCAGTTCATTGAAACAGAGAAGCATGATGCAAAACCAACCTACAAGAAGTTCCTGGGCTATAGTCCAGGTGTGGCAGTCATTAACGACATGATTGTCGGTATTGAAAATAGAGACGGCAACACAAACGTGCGCTTCAACCAAAGAGAGACTTTGGAAAGAATCTTCAAGCGACTGGAGGCATCAGAAGTATATATATCCCGTGCCCGCATGGATTGCGGCTCATGCTCGGAGGAAATCGTAGATATGGTAGAGGCTCATTGCAGGCATTTTTATATTCGTGCCAACAGATGCTCTTCCTTCTACGATTCCATGTTTGCCTTGACTGGATGGAAAACTGTTGAAATCAACGGTATTGAATTTGAGCTGAATTCCATCCTTGTTGAGAAATGGAAAGGAAAACCGTATCGTCTTGTCATACAGAGACAAAGGCGAATAGATGGAGACCTTGACATTTGGGAAGGCGAATATACCTACAGATGTATACTGACTAACGATTACAAGTCGAGTGCAAGAGACATCGTGGAATTCTACAATCTTCGTGGTGGCAAGGAACGCATCTTCGATGACATGAACAATGGCTTTGGCTGGAATCGATTGCCAAAATCGTTCATGGCACAGAATACTGTATTCCTGCTTATGACAGCTCTCATCAGAAACTTCTACAAAGCTATTATGCAGAGATTGAAAACCCATGAATTTGGATTGCGTGCCACCAGCAGAATCAAGACCTTTGTTTTCAAGTTCATCTCTGTTCCTGCGAAATGGATTAAGACATCACGTAGGCATGTATTGAATATTTACTCAGACAACAATGCTTATGCCAACCTGTTCAAGACAGACTTTGGTTAA
- a CDS encoding M18 family aminopeptidase, with the protein MIKRLLSFLDASPVNFLAVKNISEELEKNGFRRMNPQEPLGKIEAGEKFFVTKNDSSIYAFQIGKKPLADAGFHMICAHCDSPTFRIKPNAEMLCEGGIVKLNTEVYGGPIMSTWFDRPLTLAGRVIVKGENAMNPQTLLLHVKRPLLQISNLAIHFNRQVNDGVKLSKQKDVLPILGIINDELEKGNLLMNVITRELNIQKENVLDFDLYLADATPACTFGVHDEFISSGRLDDLSMCWAGVEAMIASDANDTTQVLAIFDNEETGSQTKQGAGSPFLSYMLQRIALAQSHTEEAYYQAVERAFMISADNAHAWHPNYSEKFDPTNHPKLGGGPVIKFNAAQKYASDAVSAAIFANICDAAGVPCQRFVNHSDVAGGSTLGNILASSIPLKGVDMGNAILAMHSCRETGSVIDHEYCVKAFTKFYQL; encoded by the coding sequence ATGATCAAAAGATTATTATCCTTTCTAGACGCATCGCCAGTGAATTTCCTGGCAGTAAAGAATATCTCCGAGGAATTGGAGAAGAACGGGTTCCGCCGTATGAACCCACAGGAGCCTTTGGGCAAGATTGAAGCGGGTGAAAAGTTCTTCGTTACCAAGAACGACTCTTCCATCTACGCCTTCCAAATCGGAAAGAAGCCTTTGGCAGATGCTGGTTTCCACATGATCTGCGCCCACTGCGATTCGCCTACCTTCCGCATCAAGCCAAATGCTGAGATGCTTTGCGAGGGTGGCATCGTGAAACTGAATACCGAAGTTTATGGTGGTCCTATCATGTCAACCTGGTTCGACCGTCCGCTCACTCTGGCAGGTAGAGTTATCGTGAAGGGCGAGAATGCGATGAATCCCCAGACGCTCCTTCTTCATGTGAAGCGCCCATTGCTGCAGATCAGCAATCTCGCTATCCACTTCAACCGTCAGGTAAACGATGGTGTGAAGTTGAGCAAGCAGAAGGATGTGCTCCCTATCCTCGGCATCATCAATGATGAACTGGAGAAGGGTAACCTCCTGATGAATGTGATAACCAGAGAACTGAATATCCAGAAAGAGAATGTTCTTGATTTCGATCTCTATCTGGCTGATGCCACTCCAGCCTGCACCTTCGGTGTACACGATGAGTTTATCTCTTCAGGCAGACTCGACGACCTGTCTATGTGCTGGGCTGGTGTAGAGGCGATGATTGCATCTGATGCCAATGATACCACCCAGGTTCTCGCCATCTTCGATAATGAAGAGACGGGGTCTCAGACCAAACAGGGAGCCGGAAGTCCATTCCTTTCATATATGCTCCAGCGCATCGCCCTGGCACAGAGCCATACAGAAGAGGCTTATTATCAGGCAGTAGAGCGTGCCTTCATGATTTCAGCCGATAATGCGCATGCCTGGCATCCTAACTATAGCGAAAAATTCGACCCTACGAATCATCCTAAGTTGGGCGGTGGTCCTGTCATCAAGTTCAATGCAGCCCAAAAGTATGCGAGCGATGCTGTATCAGCAGCCATCTTCGCCAACATCTGCGATGCTGCCGGTGTACCATGCCAGCGTTTCGTAAACCACAGCGATGTAGCAGGTGGCAGCACCTTGGGCAATATCCTCGCCTCTTCCATCCCATTGAAGGGTGTGGATATGGGCAATGCCATCCTCGCTATGCACAGTTGCCGCGAAACCGGTAGCGTTATCGACCACGAATATTGCGTGAAGGCTTTCACCAAGTTCTATCAGTTGTAA
- a CDS encoding DUF6377 domain-containing protein, translating into MMERLLSILYIWCFATLTSCFAQKESISELYTQLDRAIEQSQHYTKLKESSIAQLKELIHQENNPKLLINTYRKIYSEYKSYQSDSAVAYIQKAIVLAQKEGLPAEVAGLKSQLALLYSTAGAFAEALEVLNHIDKKTLDESNRKDYFIAYYHVYGELGFSNIHVDTDLSQNFFSRQNAYRDTLFAILPHHSEDYLMRKEVMLTSQNKWDEALKVNDERLKMCKEGSHEYGIVAYYRYLIYRSLKNEEMKKYWLLKSAICDVKCAINDQASLWMLADILSQEGDVERSYKYINFSWNANKSFSTRIRSWQISPVLGTIDHNYQAQLKKANQRLVFAIICVSLLVLSLGVLAFYVNKQKKYVTIARNELKKTNEQLEELNKKLSATNEMLKTSNDKLNESNGVKEEYIGQFLGACSHYIDKLDKLRLHVNKMVKNREYQELYSMTRSSELKEHELGELYTNFDKVFLHLFPNFVEDLNSLLKPEAQIHLTDATKLPAMVRVFALIRLGIDDSTKIAEFLHYAVNTIYNYRAKLRNGAIGERNEFEKNVKELGTIKGKE; encoded by the coding sequence ATGATGGAAAGATTATTATCTATATTGTATATCTGGTGTTTCGCTACACTTACATCATGCTTTGCTCAGAAGGAAAGCATCAGTGAACTGTATACCCAACTTGATCGGGCTATAGAGCAATCCCAGCACTATACCAAACTGAAAGAAAGTAGCATCGCTCAGTTGAAGGAATTGATTCATCAGGAGAACAATCCGAAGTTGCTCATCAATACTTATCGCAAGATCTATTCAGAATATAAGTCCTATCAGAGCGATTCAGCTGTGGCTTATATTCAGAAAGCCATTGTATTGGCTCAGAAGGAAGGACTGCCGGCTGAAGTTGCTGGGTTGAAAAGTCAGTTGGCTTTGCTGTATTCTACTGCAGGAGCTTTTGCTGAGGCTTTGGAGGTGCTCAATCATATAGATAAAAAGACATTGGATGAATCGAACCGGAAAGATTATTTCATCGCCTATTACCATGTCTATGGTGAGTTGGGCTTTTCTAATATTCATGTAGATACAGATTTAAGTCAGAATTTCTTTAGTCGTCAGAATGCATATCGGGATACTTTGTTTGCTATCCTTCCACATCATAGCGAAGATTATCTCATGCGTAAAGAGGTGATGCTTACCAGTCAGAATAAATGGGATGAAGCACTGAAGGTGAATGATGAACGGTTGAAAATGTGTAAGGAGGGGAGTCATGAATATGGCATCGTAGCCTACTATCGCTATCTGATTTACCGTTCTCTGAAAAACGAAGAAATGAAGAAATATTGGTTACTTAAATCTGCCATATGTGATGTGAAGTGTGCTATCAATGATCAGGCTTCGCTCTGGATGCTCGCCGATATTCTGAGTCAGGAGGGAGATGTTGAGCGTTCCTATAAATACATCAACTTCTCTTGGAATGCCAATAAGAGTTTTAGTACGCGTATTCGCAGTTGGCAGATTTCGCCTGTGCTTGGTACCATCGATCATAATTATCAGGCACAGCTCAAGAAGGCAAACCAGCGTCTTGTCTTTGCCATCATCTGTGTCAGTCTTCTGGTTCTTTCATTAGGTGTTTTGGCTTTCTATGTCAATAAGCAGAAGAAATATGTTACCATAGCGAGAAATGAACTGAAGAAAACGAATGAACAATTGGAGGAACTGAATAAGAAACTTTCTGCTACCAACGAAATGTTGAAGACTTCGAATGATAAACTGAATGAGTCAAATGGTGTGAAGGAAGAATATATAGGCCAGTTCCTGGGAGCATGTTCTCATTATATAGACAAACTGGATAAGTTGCGTCTCCATGTCAATAAGATGGTAAAGAACCGTGAATATCAGGAACTTTATTCAATGACCAGAAGCAGTGAACTGAAGGAACACGAGTTGGGAGAACTCTATACAAATTTCGATAAGGTCTTCCTGCATCTGTTCCCGAATTTCGTGGAAGACCTCAATAGTCTTCTGAAGCCAGAGGCACAAATTCATCTTACCGATGCAACAAAGTTACCGGCAATGGTGAGGGTATTCGCCTTGATAAGACTGGGTATTGATGACAGTACGAAGATAGCAGAATTCCTTCATTATGCAGTTAATACGATATATAATTATCGGGCAAAACTGCGTAATGGAGCTATTGGTGAAAGAAATGAATTTGAGAAGAATGTGAAAGAATTAGGAACGATAAAAGGAAAAGAATAA
- a CDS encoding RagB/SusD family nutrient uptake outer membrane protein has product MKTYHTIKTLALGGIAMFSLASCSLDYEPLSEPSEITQGGQTETSTAVLKDKAAADAQLKSLYELFRNRQEHTHLDYLLIGDSHSDNAYAGTTGAEVVPYETNSIDASNSVLSRDWNRYLEDIAQANVLINGVEQLKENGQISEAEYHSYKAQGEIFRALMMFRMARLWGSFPVITTIAKTITSENINEVYPTYYPPRKTPKECYEQIIADLTDAEQYAPDNDNSDRTKMTKTVAQAMLAKVYAEKEVQDYDKVIAYADKVMNTTGVELEDSYETLWGYDETAKDCMKRNTKEGILEVHWTTGSGNWETWMYGRPLDDWDYYFTWAKWITPSRDIINDFDKEGDEVRKNQAIVYYACTWSNYYPASNYPFMYKLRSSYNNIYWVRLADIILMKAEAEAYKGNLAESAKLVNQIRKRAKLKELTSDKTGSKESMIEAVLHERRLELAFEGERWFDLCRNNKVEKYLNGIDNRDSGRIRQVKQFDSNSYLLPIPQTALDQNTNLEQNPGY; this is encoded by the coding sequence ATGAAAACATATCATACAATCAAGACATTGGCGCTCGGTGGCATCGCAATGTTCTCTTTGGCAAGTTGCTCTCTCGACTACGAGCCATTATCAGAGCCATCAGAAATAACACAGGGCGGTCAGACAGAGACCTCAACTGCCGTATTGAAGGACAAGGCTGCTGCAGATGCACAGCTCAAATCGCTCTATGAGTTGTTCCGCAACCGCCAGGAGCATACCCATCTCGACTATCTTCTGATAGGCGATTCACATAGCGACAATGCTTATGCCGGAACTACCGGTGCAGAGGTGGTACCTTATGAAACCAACTCTATCGATGCCAGCAACTCGGTATTGAGCCGTGACTGGAACCGCTATCTGGAGGATATCGCCCAGGCAAATGTGCTGATCAATGGTGTTGAGCAATTGAAGGAGAACGGTCAGATATCAGAAGCTGAATATCATTCCTATAAGGCACAGGGCGAAATCTTCCGTGCCCTGATGATGTTCAGAATGGCTCGTCTGTGGGGTTCTTTCCCTGTCATTACGACCATCGCAAAGACCATCACATCCGAGAATATCAATGAGGTATATCCTACCTATTATCCTCCTCGCAAGACTCCGAAGGAATGTTATGAGCAGATTATTGCCGACTTGACGGATGCTGAGCAGTATGCACCGGATAATGACAATTCCGACCGCACCAAGATGACCAAGACCGTAGCTCAGGCTATGCTTGCCAAGGTTTATGCCGAAAAGGAAGTGCAGGATTATGACAAGGTAATCGCTTATGCCGACAAGGTGATGAATACAACCGGTGTAGAGCTGGAAGACAGTTATGAAACTCTTTGGGGCTATGATGAGACTGCGAAAGACTGCATGAAACGCAATACCAAAGAAGGTATTCTGGAGGTGCATTGGACAACCGGTAGCGGAAACTGGGAAACCTGGATGTACGGCCGTCCGTTAGACGACTGGGACTACTACTTTACCTGGGCAAAGTGGATTACTCCTTCACGAGACATCATCAATGACTTTGACAAGGAGGGTGATGAGGTTCGTAAGAATCAGGCTATCGTATATTATGCCTGTACCTGGAGCAACTATTATCCAGCTTCCAACTATCCGTTCATGTATAAGTTACGCTCTTCATACAATAATATTTACTGGGTTCGTCTAGCTGATATTATCCTGATGAAGGCTGAGGCAGAAGCCTATAAGGGCAATCTTGCCGAGAGTGCGAAACTCGTGAACCAGATTCGCAAGCGTGCCAAACTGAAGGAACTGACATCCGACAAGACTGGCAGCAAGGAATCTATGATAGAGGCTGTTCTCCATGAGCGCCGTCTGGAACTTGCCTTTGAGGGAGAACGCTGGTTCGACCTTTGCCGCAACAACAAGGTCGAGAAGTATCTCAACGGAATAGATAACCGTGATAGCGGACGCATCAGACAGGTGAAACAGTTTGACAGCAACTCATACCTGTTGCCAATTCCACAGACCGCTCTTGACCAGAATACCAATCTAGAGCAGAATCCAGGTTACTAA